The Dermacentor albipictus isolate Rhodes 1998 colony chromosome 2, USDA_Dalb.pri_finalv2, whole genome shotgun sequence genome has a segment encoding these proteins:
- the LOC139056469 gene encoding uncharacterized protein: MAGIKPPRPFDFQNAADWPAWMDEFDDYRFASGLHEKPDEVQVRTLLYTMGRKSREILRSLNVKDEEMEDFDLVKSKFKGYFVHTKNTVYESARFNLRRQQLGETVDQFATELNRLADRCEFKEMKERLIRDRFVVGLRDHLLSEELQMDPNLTLSTALAKARTSETVKKQQAELKEHEGTIPEACVAAVKSEKTPGKSKKFTRGHKPAYREKSCSFCAGPFHPRNSCPAKQERCRFCRTLGHFEKA; the protein is encoded by the coding sequence ATGGCAGGAATCAAGCCTCCTAGGCCTTTCGACTTCCAGAACGCTGCGGACTGGCCCGCCTGGATGGACGAATTCGACGACTACAGATTCGCATCCGGACTACATGAGAAACCAGACGAAGTACAAGTAAGGACTCTTCTCTATACAATGGGCAGAAAGTCACGGGAGATTCTTCGGTCGCTAAACGTCAAAGACGAAGAAATGGAGGATTTCGACCTCGTAAAGTCAAAATTTAAGGGCTATTTCGTCCATaccaagaacacagtctacgagAGTGCTCGCTTCAATCTACGCCGCCAACAGCTGGGGGAAACAGTAGACCAGTTTGCAACCGAGCTTAACAGGCTAGCAGACAGATGCGAGTTCAAAGAAATGAAGGAACGCCTAATAAGAGACCGCTTCGTAGTAGGACTACGAGACCACCTTCTCTCGGAAGAGCTACAGATGGATCCTAATCTCACGCTGAGCACCGCTTTGGCAAAAGCGCGTACAAGCGAAACGGTGAAGAAACAGCAAGCCGAGCTAAAAGAGCACGAGGGCACTATCCCAGAAGCTTGCGTCGCCGCAGTAAAGTCAGAGAAAACCCCTGGAAAGAGCAAAAAGTTTACACGCGGTCACAAGCCAGCTTATCGTGAAAAGTCCTGCAGTTTCTGCGCCGGACCATTTCATCCGAGAAACAGTTGTCCAGCGAAACAAGAAAGATGCAGGTTTTGCCGAACGTTGggccacttcgaaaaggcgtAA